GAAGCACAGTCGACGAAGCACTCATGCCTGCTTCAGCCGCCATCATTCTAGCGGTCTCCCTCAATTGGCATCTGTGCTCCGATGCATTGGCGATCTCCTCAGCCAGATGCTCCGACGTCCATGCACAAGCTCCTCCTTGGCCATAAtcgtcccctacctccaccttcactttcTGATTCCCTTGAAGCATTTTCAACCCCCGTACTCACGTACATTAGCTAGCCACTTCGTCAGTTACCTAGCTGGCTAACTTATCTacgtttttacttctgacaccaatgtaaggACCTGGCTAggtcataaaggaacaattgtccagacagaggtttgagtttacgaatttatggtttattaacccaactccacacaggctactgtttggccgtagcccacgccaaataaatgaaagatacGCTATAAAACAACCGTGACATTCTCTGGTGAAGACCAGaaataagagagagaacaatggttAAACATGGTCTTAACTTGCAATGCTCCATCCCCCACGCTACTCCACCAACCACCaagatgcccggcatcagaacattccaggaaTTCCCCcacgaacactgggtactggtaagtacaacacaaccaactaATAGCATagcacacagctgtctgtgcgggtcgctacaatacgTTACaattggtatggttacataagacagaaggttacttatagggtggttggtcgggaacgtctagcaacccgaaggttgcatgttcgaatctcatcacagaggagtatagagtgcaggaatgtgtcctataaggagcattggtggcaaatctgatggctgaatggtaaagaacatctagccacacgagagcacccttacctgccgatctataaatgatgtctccgtaatctagtatgggtaggatggtcatctgaatcagggttagtttggcagctggggtgaaagaggagcgattacgatagaggaaaccaagtctagatttaactttagcctgcagcttcgatatgtgctgagagaaggacagtgcatcgtctagccatactcccaagtacttgtatgaggtgactacctcaagctgtaaatcctcagaggtagtaataacacctgtgggaagaagggcattcttcttaccaaaccacatgacctttgttttggaggtgttcagaacaaggttaagggtagagaaagcttgttggacactaagaaagctttatTGTAGAGCATTTaccacaaaatccggggaggggccagctgagtataagactgtatcatctgcatataaatggatgagagcgcttcctactgcctgagctatgttgttgatgtaaattgagaagagcgtggggcctaggattgagccttggggtactcccttggtgacagacagtggctgagacagcagatcttctgattttatacactgcactctttgagagaggtagttagcaaaccaggccaaagacccctcagagacaccaatacacaaaaatggaatggtctaccgtatcaaaagtttgggccaagtcaataaaaatagcaacacaatattgcttagaatcaaggccaatggtgacattatTGAGGACccttaaggttgcagtgacacatccataacctgagcggaaaccagattgcatacccgagagaatactatagacatcaagaaagtttttcccaacacttttgataaacaggtcaaaatagaaataggcctataacagttaggatcagcttgatctccatGTCCCTCTGACATGTGAGAGAATCTGCAGTTGTTGCCGAACACACACTGGCCTGATGCAAAGGACAAAAATATAAGTATTACACAGATAAATCGTAAGGGTCTTTAATTCACACGACATGTTCCTTGTATCTTTAATTGTCGTCTTTACCAGTCTTTAGAAACCTCATGCATGGTTTCTTAGTCCGTTCATCATACAGGATAGCTGCTGTATCTGTGATGAGAGAAGATGTGTCAATGTGTACATTAAAATCTACAGCCTATTACCACAAGTATGTCCGATGATAAAAACAACTGCAGAGATAGGGTCACTGTCAATTCTTTTTAGAAAAGGACTTGAACTGAATTGCATTTTATAACATCCATCTGAATTTAatcacttttgataaacagggcaaaatagaaataggcctataacagttaggatcagcttaatctcccctttaaataaaggacgaactgtggctgccttccaagcaatgggaacctccccagaaaggagagaacggTTAAAAATGTTGGAGATGGGCTTGgcaatgataggggcagcaaccttaaagaagaaagggtctaaaccatctgactcagatgttttttgggggtcaagtttaaggagctcctttagcacctcagactcagtgactgcctgcagggagaaactttgtagcggggcagggggaaaagagggagaagcatcggggatagtcgcattagaagtggtgggagatgaggaaatgttggacgggcagggaggcatggctgagtcaaataggaatcctgacttaatgaagtggtgattaaagagctcagccatgtgcttcttgtcagtaacaactacatcatcaacattaagcgacatgaatgggacaacattccacaggccacaatcaacagcctgatgatcaactctatgtgaaggagatgtgtcgcactgcatgaggcaaatggtggtcacaccagatactgacttagcttaaaaaaaggtatctgtgaccaacagatgcatatctgtattcccagttatgtggaatccatagattaggacctaatgaatttatttcaattgactgttttccttatatgaactgtaactcagtaaagtctttgaaacagttgcatgttgcatttatttttgttcagtataaatctaAAAAGGGATTCAATTGGATCTTTTTTTTACCAATCTACACAACCTATTCTGCATTTTTGAAGTGCAAGAATGTTTTTGAATAATTTTCAAAATCAAAAAAAAATAAGGATGTATTGATTGCGTATTTCTTCACACCCTATGCCGCCACCACAATAGTGGAAAATACAaagggatcaacaacattgcattcACTTCACATTACTGGCCTGTTTGACAAAGTTAAAATTAGGAAGCccgtgtttaaaaaaaatccactccaaatcatcaattctgtttgcaacaagaccaTTAAAAAGATTCAttctgccatttcctggtggctaaaattctaatagttcaacTATttaagtttgtgacaaaacaagcaagtatattgTAGAGAaatattgtaccatctaaactgctgtgaaatatattttccataaccccaAAAAATTGTGCTTGAAGCTGGTGTGCAAAAGAAAGCagatgcaaaaactaaacttaagaacgggaagcatagaaatagtgcgcatagaacagatctaccacttcttagacttgctttcaattaaatatgtaactttttgggcgacccaaccaaattcccataaaaatatgagttatagataTGGCAAAAGGTTCTACAACTTTCACTTTGtaaatgtggagtaggttgtgtagatctgtaGGAAAAAAACATCAAAATAGATTTAGATTTCATTTGAAGGCAGAAAATGTTGAAGACTGTTCAAGCTGTGTAGACCTTCACTAGGCACTATGTTACCTGCCATGATGCACTTTAATAAACAGCCGTGTCTGAGTGGAGCAATGCCACATTTGAGTTTGCTGTTAGCCCTACACTACCTACTGAATTTATGAGAGGCATTAAAATCACCTCATACCTTGGGCTTGGTTGAAATTCTGTCATTCTCCTTGCTTGAAAGATTTGCAAAGCTTGCCCCAAGGATAGTTAGAATGCATCTTTCTTGACAGCGCTATGAAAGAATGGGGTAGATTTAAACTAGTGAACCTAATTATAAATCATTGAACAATACTTTATATTGATATTTATGACTGACAATTATTCAAGTAATAAACATTTTACAGTGGGCAGAAAGCTTTAATATGTTCATATAAAAAGAATATGTACTTTCAAATGACATAACCAGAAGGTACACACTGCCCAACCCTATCACACATAGTTTCATTCACATATTAACAGATttgaataaataatacaaattaacaaaacatcaatataaatggagagagaagaaggctacatttacacaggcagcccaattccgaACTTGTTTtaactaattggtattttgattaatccaatcagctctgaaaaagctctgatgtgaaaagatctgatgtgattggtcaaaagaccattagtggaaaaaatatcacaaTTGGGCTGCCCTTGTAAACACAACCTAAGTGCTTCACAATTAACATAATAAGATTAAAGGTTGGTCTCAAAATAAATACTACTGCAGTCGCATTCTTAGTGCATGGAACCCTGAGTATAAGAATAATAAAACCTTCACAAACATTTTTTTGGACCTTTCTCAATCCTATAGGAACATAGGACTCAATGGATCGGAGTGGTATCATGGCTAATATGAACAGTGTATGTTTCATCCCAATGTGTTGGCCATTGAAGATATTTGCAAAATCGTTAAATTGTATTATATGTTATGAATGCAATGCATCCTGGAATATTATTTTTGGCATTGATTTGCACGTTTCAGTTGTCACGACCCCATCAATTCTCTTCTACTGCATTATATGCCACGTTAAACAGCTTCCGAATGATAAAGCAAACTTGCCGATACACAGCATTTTCATTAAGGTTCCACACAAAGTTTCAAGAAGCACAATTGTGACCTTTAAACAGTTCAACAGTACAAATTCATCCAAAAAATGTAAAATGGTTCAACGTTTAACATGACCTTAATATACATataaaatattttaaatataAGTTCTTTACACATGCAACTCAATAGTATTTTCAACATCATATAATGAAAAAATTGCATTGAATTATATTGAGTATTTCATATCTGTATGTCACAAAATGTCAAATTATTTAAGAGTATAGGTTATTAAGTTGGCATATCCATAGGTCAGAAATGTAGAACTATTACAGTACATTATAAATATGACTTGAAACATTATCTAAGTCTATAAATATTGTACAGTATACAACAGAGTTGTAGGAAGAGATCAGCATGAAAAAAGAAGGCTAAAGGACTATCTTAATTTTTGCTCAAATAAAAATGATAATCCATGCTGTAACACAGCAAGTATGACATTAACCATTTACCTAGTATCTGAAAAATCTGTGACATacttgggttgggttgggttgtgttACTATAACAATGTCATGAGCAGGTTCAAAACATGAAAACATAAATGATACAAGCACAGGTGACAGAAATGGCCAAAGTTACACTCAGATTTGATCTATGTGCAATAGCCTAAAGGATTGTGAGGGCTCGGCAGTTGCGTGGCAGTAATGTGATCCTATGTACAGAACAAGTAAACAATTTATACAGCAGCACTGTGGGGGCTTGCTCATTAGGGGGCAGCAAAAATGTTTTCATCAATTATGTTGATCTTTTTCAAAAGGAGGCCAGAGAAGAGACGACTCAGGAGTTGAGCAAATCTCATTGAGAAAAGGCCATTATGACTCCTACCTCAATTAGACACAAAAATAGTAGTATTTACGGACATGTCATAATAAATCCCAAAGGCAAATTACAATATGCAAATACAAGACTTGCATTCGAATGGCGTTTTACACAACGCTGTGCGATCTCCAACACAAATAGCCATAACTAACCAGCTGATCCTTCTGTGCTGAACTTTATGGACTGACATTCATAATGTGACAAAAGAGATGACGTGGAAAGACAATTCTACAGTTCACAGACAGAATGCTTTGAAgcagggtgtcaaactcattccatagtTGGCAAAGTATCTGCAGGTTTTAGATTTTTCCATTCAATTAAgacagacaaccaggtgaggtgagttccttactaattagtgaccttatttCATCAATAAAGTACAAGGGATGAGTGAAATCCCGCAGACACTCAGCCCGCCGTGGAATGAGTTTCACACGTGCGTTGAAGCATATGCACTCGCacgcaagcatacacacacattcagacacgCACCCACTCATTTCACTGGTGAAAGTTGTCAGGAAACCGTTCTTAGGTTAGATCAGATAGTGGCTCTACTTCCCTCCGTACATTCTCTCGATATCACTCTGGAAGTGGTTCTTCAGCTCCTTCCTCTTCAGTTTGAATGCGTCCGTCACCAGGCCAGTCTCAGGGGTCCAGGGCTCTGGGCTCAGACGCACTTTCACTGGGATCTCAAAACGCTGCAGTTTGACTGATGGGGAGGAAAACACAATGGTTAATATAAAAGGGATAAACATGGCCTGAACAAAGCCCTGTATTGTCACACACTAAAATTATGTGTCTTATAATTCTAGGTTATTATCCATCTGGTTAATCAAGTTAACAGGATATGTGTCATAGAGTAAGTGTCAGCCTTACTTGAGGTAGCCACCTCTTTGATGGCCTTCAAGACCTCTTTCTCCATGGCCGGGTGGTTACAGATCTCCTCCCAGGCGACACTGATGCCGTTCTTATTGGCCAGAATTGTCAGCTGCTTCTGGTTCGGTACCACAAAGCTTATCACATAGTTCTGGTCACTAAAAGCAAgagaacattttttaaatgatacAGACTAGACCTGAGCATGAACATTAAATATGTTTTCAGGGTGATACATGTAGAATAACCACAAATGCATGTGGTGTCAATGTAATAGCGTTCTGTCCTATGTAAAGAAGTGTATGGTATATAGTAAAGCAGACAGAAGAGATACCTGTTTGCATATGCACAAATGTTTTCAATAAGGGGGCAGTTTTTCAGAGCAGACTCCACTTTCCCCAAGGACACGTATTCTCCAGCCTGCAGTTTGACCAGGTCCTTCTTACGGTCTACATGGAACAAACAGAGCAGAGAGGGTCAGTGAGAACACTAAAGTATGTCAGCATAGTGTTGTCTACATCTTCTCCTGAGAGGTTATGGCAGGTAGCACTGTTTACATCCATTTGAATTGTTTATGACAGTATTGCCTCATGGTCATAAAGTGTTGAAGAGGCAGCTGATCAGTGCTCAGTGCACATTGGTGTTATTATTCAGGCGTTCTCCAACTCTCAGCCACTCACCCACTATCTGCAGACAGCCATCAGGGTTAATCTCCCCCACGTCCCCGGTACAGAACCACCTCTGGCCCTGCTCATCCACCCAGAAGTCATTGTTCAGGTGCTCACTCTTATAGTAACCCATGGTAACGTTGGGCCCACCAATCATGATCTCTCCACGGGGGtggggctggtcctggctggtgtATCCGCCTTGGGAACACAGTGGGAATATAAGAGTGAGGCATGGTCGGAGAGAATAGCTGTATAGCGTATTGTTTGGACCAGAAAAAAACTAACCACATGGAAGCTAAATTGGCCCATGAGAGCCACATGAAAATACGGTAACAACACGCAAAGGAGGCAAATTGGGCAGCTACAAAACGAGGATGTCCAAGCCATCTGTGATACACATACTATAGGTGTGTCATAATCAACATGTATTTGTCATGAGCACATGATACATGGTGTAACTgatacaatgaaatgcttacttgcaagctctCCTCAACAGCGCAGTACACTTTATCAAAAATATTCACAAAtaagtttgtgtatgtgtgtccataGGTTTTATTACTTACCCTCAACCCAGTCTCGTAGTTTGACCTCACAGCAGATGAGGGGGGCTCCTACTCTCCCAGTGCTGTAGTCTGCCACTGGAGAGaggaaacacacactcacaaaataaataaaatagtccCATGTAGAGTTTAATATCTGATGCCAGTAGTAGGCTGCAACCCGGCCTACTAAAAACCAGTCTGGGAATATTCAAGGTTTTCTCATTAAAGAATAAGCGTCAGTGCTTACGCTCATGCACTTCTAAGGCAAAGAGCAAGATACACACGTTAGTGATGTGCGGGTTGACTCAAATATACAATTGTGTAATTCATATCGACAGAATAGGCTACATTAAGGTTTTTCTTTGGTTACTTTTTATCTGGCTTTAGACAAGGGTACAAAAGCCTAAGCTTTAGGGTCTAACATTAGCCTACACACGCCAATCACCAAATGCTTCAGGGAAGACGGGCAGAAAAAATGTACGTCGATCCACGGAGGCAAAAAGAACAATGTCAGAGTTTAATTAAAAACATTAAGGGAGGGCCAGAACtgtaatgtttgggaaagatttggtgaagtggtagAAGAGGTTGACAATAGCGGCTAtgttgtgtgatgattgtgaagCGCTATACAAATTAGACAGTCACAAGATGGGAACTGTagtgttcagatgggttaaatggaatagtaactgaaatctcaacactgactgtaggctaagtctataacctctcacatggcCTAACATAATGCAGCGGGCcacagattttcactttatcacatatagttgGGCGGTTGCGAATGTGTTATTAGCAACTGCGGGCAGGTGAATAAACAGCTAACACACTTGTCCTTCAGATTGACCGGAGACAAAAAACAGTGTGGTGGGAGAATCACAATTATAACACTGTCATATTTAGTTCATTCACTGCTTTGAGCTATGAGGAAAATCAAATGTTTGCAAACATtgatttgttataaaataatgtTATTTGTTTTTAAACTAAGAACTTGTACATTATCCTCTGCCTTGCAAGAGTGTTAAACGAAACTGAGAACCCTGTCCTGAGGTCCTCTTAAATAATATGGCCTTATAAAATCGTCCCCGGTGGTTATTTGGCATCATTTGGCCATTTATTTCACACTCGTATACTGCTGCGTAGCGTCACACAAGCATATCCTTCCACATTTACAATGCACTGAAAAATGACTGATACCTGCGTACCTATACAGCAAAGCCGATTGACGCAAAACAGTTATATTTAGTATAGCTGTCATTCCTTTGTCATCCACGATCCCAGTACCACAGAACGTTTCACAGGTTGGGGCTTGAACAAAGACATCTATCTCtgaaagcatgtgtgtttaaagACATGAAACCCTCAGGGCACCTTAACATATATAAAAGCCTGAGCAGTAGCATTTTCTCAAAGACCTTGTCTTGGCTAAAGCCAAAATTTACCATAGAATGCATAGGTATAATTTCCCCCAAAAAACACAATGGTGAAAATTCTCAAATGACAGAGCTCCCACCATTCccctacacactactactactctgcTAGTGAAGGAACCAAGGGTGCACTTGGTAATGATACCACTTCCAGGGTGAATATCATTAGCAAAGGACCCCAGCAGTAGTAGTCCGTGGCTGTGCCTTGCCATGACTCACCCTCTGTGATGGTACCTGCTCCGCAGGTCTCTGTGAGGCCGTAGCCCTGTCCCACAGGGCAGCAGAAGCAGATGTTCATGAATCGCTGTGTGGCGGAGGACAAGGGCGCCCCTCCTGACAGCATCATCCTGATGTTCCCTCCCAGCTGAGCCTTCACCTTCTTAAACAGCAGCCTGacggagcagaggagagaaaTGTACGTATTACTACTTACTAGTTTATCAAGATGCCAATTGGTCCATGCTTACTGATACAGTTTCACTGTCTGATCCCTGATAAGCAGCTTGTAATGATGCAGGTTGTTGCATGTTATGATGATGTATACAGATTCTGATCCTGTCATTGGTCTCTGCCATCTCAGAACTAGGGCACATTAGACTTGCAGTGGAAGTGACACACTTGTAGCCTATTTATTAGAATCCGATAGAGTAAAATTGGCAACAAAAACTAAAAAAGTTGAGAGGGTGACTAGAGGCCAATGTCTCGGTCATGCTGATACCAAGAAATGGGGAAAGGAAACTTGTCTTGTCTGGTAGACAAGAAAATATTGTTGCCAAAAAGGGGGAACCAAAACCAGTCAAAATACAAGcgtacatttaaaatatatagatTCCAGAGGACAAATCTATACAGCTTTGAAAAACCCATGTAGTTTGATAAGGCCTAGCTATATCTCTTACTTCCAAGTACTGTAATGGCATGTTGGAAATGTTTATGTTTTTATGTACTGACATTAATCAATGTTTATGTCTTTATGCACTGACCTTGTATCAGGGATTTTATCTCTATAGATAGCCATGTGCATGTAACAGGATTGTGTACATCAGCTGGGAACATGCtggtatgtgtatatgtgtttgtgtccTCACATACAATATACTCACAAGTTGCAGAGAGGGGCATCGTAGCCCATTTTGATCTGTTCCAGTTTGTAGTTGTAGCCCAGTTTGAACAGTGTCCTCTGCACATAGCTCATCTCCTGCACCTTGTTCATCACATTCTTGTAGATGCGGTCCATTATTTCCTGACAGATAAAATACAATAAACAGAAAAGATCAACTTCACACATCAGTTTGTGACGGTTTTTCTTTTTACCTTATCCATATGTCTGCTTCCACTTTCTCTACAGAGGAAATCAAAGCTGCAGGATAGTTATCAAAGAACCTCAAAGAATCAACATCACCTGTTCGAGGATGTCCTCTAAACCTGACCTATAAAAATCTGTAAAGAAACCAGCCTTATAGTACGGATGTGGGTTTGAAATAATGTCACTATTCAAATAGTATCATACATTTTTGTCGGATATGCGGATATTTGAAATACAGCCGTTGAGGTTAAATGCGGTGGTGTGTGTAgcgagcagacagagagagagagaaagacaccaaGGTAACTCGGCTACAGTCAAGACTAGCTAACATTTATTTGTAGCAGCCACAATGTTATTTGTCATCCCATATAACAAGACAATCTGTCTTGACTGGAGTAGCCTAGCACAATAAAAGGTGTGTATTAATTTAAACTTTCTGTTTTTTGAAAATGATTTCTTGCTGATATGAAataaggtccttatgcttccaaagCCGTACCTCAAGCGATgtgtgttaatgttcagaccgagcgtcagggctcttaacaaaactcccccgtacagaagacgccttcgtccaatgacttatgtgtaatgtaatagAGCAGAGTCATGAACAAGGGCTGGGAGAAGCCTAGAGAAGCTAGCTAAGCTAATGGAGTCCACATGCTgcacaaccccattcagataaaacaacaacaaactaCCTGTTGGTTGCTCATTGTAGCCTACACCTTCTCATTTCACTAACTTGTAATTCAGTAATTCATTCCATCTTGCATTGCATTAGTGAACTTTCACTACACGTGCTACACATTGAACCTCTTTGCCGCTTTGATTGGCCAACAAGCTACGTGAAGGCAATTGATGGGCTACAGGTCTTTTTATGGGGTGCCATCATAATAACTACATTGAAAGATTTGTTTTATTAAATTAATAACTTGAAATGACATGGTCTATCCTTGTATGTAACAAAGTCACATGGATATTTACATTTCATTTAGAAAAACCCTTTTCAGTGTTAGAGTCAGGTTAAAATTGGCCTATAATTTTTCGGGAgcaaaacattacactcacacaagtaTTAGAATACTACGTCCATTCAGATATTCAAATAACCATGCACATCCCTATTTTATAAAACACTAACAAATCAGTGATAAGCAAAAAGATTAAGGAAGGATGTTCGTTCTTACCGGAACAGCTGCCATCAGAGTAGGCCTCAACACAGAGCAGTCTCCATTACTGCCTTTCTTGATTTTTGTTGACTGCAAAAGAGAAGCAATAAAAATAACATTAGATTGTTGCCCACTttgcaataaaataaaacaaatccatAAGAAAAGATATCTCTTTATATCAAACTGCTGAGTCTATTACCTGGTCAGAGAGTGTTTGTGGGGAAGAGTAGCCAATTCTGCAGCCGTACGTCATACATGAAATCTCAGCAGTCATCTCCAGCACATGAGCTAGAGGCAGGTAGCCAATGTAGGTATCCTTCGGCCTGCACATGGGCACAAACACATCACACTACTGTAAGCAATATGAAGATGAGAGAACATCTTCAATGTCTGTAACCATGCACAACATTATACAAAAATAAGGAAGTGGTTATGCACTTTGACAATACTGTCTAATTATCAAGTTAAGGAGGAAGATCGCATGAGTAAATAAGTTTAGGCATGGTTATCATGAGCACATTACACTTTGTCTGCTGTCTTTAAAACATTGCGTCAAATCCCCATGTCAGATGCAGAGACCTGACCAGCCTAGTTAAATGGTGGTTAGATACTAGAAGCCCTGTGGTAGAGTGCTCTGCTCACCCCAGGCCTGGGATCCTCTCACACTGGCCCGTCATGCCAGCAATAAGATTGCTGTGGATGATCATGACTCCTTTGGGTTGTCCTGTGGAGCCGCTGGTGTACATGACCACAGCCAGGTCTGTGGGCTGGGGCCGCTGCACAGCTATACTCACTGCCAGGAGCACAGGGGGACACGTCACTTAATAATGCTTAGAAAATTAATGGTACAGTTCAGGACAGTACAAACATTCTTTACTACATTGTGGGACTAAACTAAACTGCCAGCATATGTGCATATTATACTTCACTAGCTGCTTAGACATTTTACCATCGCTACAATGCCATCTGAGCCATATGTAAACTCACGTTTCAGAGCAAACACTGTTTACCATAACAGGGTGACTTAACAGAGTGACCCAACAGTGTGACCTGTGTGTTTTGTACATGCATAGTTTTGTTGATGTTTCCACGTACAGTTGTCAGGTTTGGATCCCAGCTCTTGTACTGCCTGCATGCTGTGGATCTGAATGCCCTCTGGGTAACCCGTCCTTCTGATGCTCTTGTTGTCCACATAG
The sequence above is a segment of the Salvelinus alpinus chromosome 1, SLU_Salpinus.1, whole genome shotgun sequence genome. Coding sequences within it:
- the LOC139533943 gene encoding long-chain-fatty-acid--CoA ligase 4-like isoform X2, giving the protein MAKREKAKSTTGKAEGPYRCVENFDNLAREDFEGKDTLDKLFEHAVQRFGNADCLGTREVLNEENEMQPSGKIFKKLILGEYRWLSYDEVDQIISHLGSGLAALGQQPKSTIAIFCETRAEWMITAQACFRRNFPLVTLYATLGEEAVAYGLNECGATHLITSTELLETKLKSILPEMHNLKHVIYVDNKSIRRTGYPEGIQIHSMQAVQELGSKPDNLSIAVQRPQPTDLAVVMYTSGSTGQPKGVMIIHSNLIAGMTGQCERIPGLGPKDTYIGYLPLAHVLEMTAEISCMTYGCRIGYSSPQTLSDQSTKIKKGSNGDCSVLRPTLMAAVPEIMDRIYKNVMNKVQEMSYVQRTLFKLGYNYKLEQIKMGYDAPLCNLLLFKKVKAQLGGNIRMMLSGGAPLSSATQRFMNICFCCPVGQGYGLTETCGAGTITEVADYSTGRVGAPLICCEVKLRDWVEGGYTSQDQPHPRGEIMIGGPNVTMGYYKSEHLNNDFWVDEQGQRWFCTGDVGEINPDGCLQIVDRKKDLVKLQAGEYVSLGKVESALKNCPLIENICAYANSDQNYVISFVVPNQKQLTILANKNGISVAWEEICNHPAMEKEVLKAIKEVATSIKLQRFEIPVKVRLSPEPWTPETGLVTDAFKLKRKELKNHFQSDIERMYGGK
- the LOC139533943 gene encoding long-chain-fatty-acid--CoA ligase 4-like isoform X1: MRFKVDMHYIVFSPVYLLMWLYTLITFIPWYFLTDAGKKKTMAKREKAKSTTGKAEGPYRCVENFDNLAREDFEGKDTLDKLFEHAVQRFGNADCLGTREVLNEENEMQPSGKIFKKLILGEYRWLSYDEVDQIISHLGSGLAALGQQPKSTIAIFCETRAEWMITAQACFRRNFPLVTLYATLGEEAVAYGLNECGATHLITSTELLETKLKSILPEMHNLKHVIYVDNKSIRRTGYPEGIQIHSMQAVQELGSKPDNLSIAVQRPQPTDLAVVMYTSGSTGQPKGVMIIHSNLIAGMTGQCERIPGLGPKDTYIGYLPLAHVLEMTAEISCMTYGCRIGYSSPQTLSDQSTKIKKGSNGDCSVLRPTLMAAVPEIMDRIYKNVMNKVQEMSYVQRTLFKLGYNYKLEQIKMGYDAPLCNLLLFKKVKAQLGGNIRMMLSGGAPLSSATQRFMNICFCCPVGQGYGLTETCGAGTITEVADYSTGRVGAPLICCEVKLRDWVEGGYTSQDQPHPRGEIMIGGPNVTMGYYKSEHLNNDFWVDEQGQRWFCTGDVGEINPDGCLQIVDRKKDLVKLQAGEYVSLGKVESALKNCPLIENICAYANSDQNYVISFVVPNQKQLTILANKNGISVAWEEICNHPAMEKEVLKAIKEVATSIKLQRFEIPVKVRLSPEPWTPETGLVTDAFKLKRKELKNHFQSDIERMYGGK